One Verrucomicrobiota bacterium genomic region harbors:
- a CDS encoding PEP-CTERM sorting domain-containing protein, with protein sequence MTRVLLCVALAAVICAPLTAEARSIPGAPNEVMDPWFIQYVEQGTATWYVNAPTGGFVPNPVGLPGFYFDPGRNPGDVGELRTIVDDTLGLWNPEYSQKEIDIFFYAHLDGDGYIDVRFDWWDDPSLPPPSNDPNDPGTPPPDGYSPWYRLTAADLGPFRVAPDLVLPGEDPSWMVPYSFHEIWDHQPRWVSIEIVCGIDPDSQIGGEALITGVDFEAQCIPEPATLSVLGLAGIALLARRRKA encoded by the coding sequence ATGACGAGAGTGCTGTTGTGTGTCGCGCTGGCGGCCGTGATCTGCGCACCGTTGACGGCGGAGGCACGGTCCATTCCGGGCGCGCCGAACGAGGTGATGGACCCGTGGTTCATCCAGTACGTCGAGCAGGGGACCGCAACATGGTACGTCAACGCGCCGACGGGGGGCTTCGTCCCGAACCCGGTCGGCCTTCCGGGCTTCTACTTCGACCCGGGCAGGAATCCGGGCGACGTGGGCGAACTGCGGACGATCGTCGACGACACGCTGGGGCTGTGGAACCCGGAGTATAGCCAGAAGGAGATCGACATCTTCTTCTATGCGCACCTCGACGGCGACGGCTATATCGACGTGCGGTTCGACTGGTGGGATGACCCGAGCCTGCCGCCGCCGTCGAACGATCCGAACGATCCGGGGACGCCGCCGCCGGACGGCTACAGCCCATGGTACAGGCTGACAGCCGCCGATCTCGGCCCGTTCCGCGTCGCACCCGATCTGGTGCTGCCGGGCGAGGATCCGAGCTGGATGGTGCCGTACTCGTTCCATGAGATCTGGGACCACCAGCCGCGCTGGGTGAGCATCGAGATCGTGTGCGGCATCGACCCGGATTCGCAGATCGGCGGCGAGGCGCTCATCACGGGCGTGGACTTCGAAGCGCAGTGCATCCCCGAGCCGGCGACGCTCAGCGTGCTTGGGCTCGCGGGCATCGCGCTGCTCGCGCGCAGGCGGAAGGCGTAA